Part of the Planctomycetia bacterium genome is shown below.
GGATAACACCGTCTTCGTCACCGATAGCGAGAAGATTCGCCAGGCGCGGGCGTATGTCGAAGAAGCTTTGCTGATCGATCACCCGATCGATTGCCCGATCTGCGACAAGGCGGGCGAGTGCTTGTTGCAGGATTACTACTTCCTGCACGGACAAAAGGAACGCCGCGCCGATCTGCGACCGTTTACCAGCCGCAAACGGCCGATGGGGGACACGGTCACGCTGTTCGTCGATCGTTGCGTGATGTGCACGCGTTGCGTGCGATTTACGCGCGAGATTACCGGCACGTCCGAATTGATGGTCGCCAACCGAGGCAGTCACGAAGAAATCGACGTGCTGCCAGGCTTCCCGCTCGACAACAAGCTTTCCGGCAACGTGGTGGATATCTGCCCGGTCGGGGCGCTCGGTGACAAGGATTTCCTCTATTCGCAGCGCGTCTGGTTCATGAAACGCCATGCGGGTGTTTGCACCGGCTGCTCGACGGGTTGCTCGGTTCACGTGGAAGAGAATCAGGATCACGTTTATCGCCTCAAGCCGCGCGAGAATTCGTTCATCAATCAATGGTGGATGTGCGACGAAGGACGGTACGGGTATCACCATTTGCATGCTGAAAATCGTCTGGTCGGCGCGAGGCATCGCGACGCGCAAGGCGTGCTGGCGAACGTCGAGTGGAACGAAATGCGCCCTGAGTTGGATGCGGCGCTTCGCAAAGCCGGCCGCCTGGCCGCGGTCTTGTCGCCGCATTTGACGGTGGAAGAAGCCTATTTGCTGGCGAAGTACGTCCGCTCCATCGATGCGAACGCCGTGTTGGCCTTGGGGCCGGTTCCCGTCGACGGGGAGGACGAACGCTTCCTGAACGGCTTTACGATCCATGCGGAAAAATGCCCGAATCGACGCGGTGTCGAAGCCGTGCTGAAACACTTCGCCGGCAACGTGACGACGTTCGACGACTTCACCGTCTCGCTCGCGAGCAGTGACGTGAAAGCGGTTTGGATCAGCGGCGGTTACAAGACCGATTGGAACACCGCGGAGACCGCCGCGGCCTTTGCCGGGCTGGACGTGTTGGTCGTGCAGGATATGTTTAGCTCGCCGCTGATGGAGCAGGCCACGCATCAATTGCCAGGCGCCGGCTTCGCGGAGCGTGACGGGTCGTACGTGAACTTCCAAGATCGCCTGCAGTCGGTCCGCTGGGCAATTCGTCCGCCTGCAGGCGCTTGGGTGGACGGACAGATCTTCTGGCAAATGCTTGGCAAGCCGGGTCTGTTCAACAGCCGCGCCGTGTTGAGCGACGTCGCCGCCGAGATTCTGTTCTTCGAGGCCGCGGGTGCGGACGTGCCGGAAACGGGCGTCGACTTGCGGGCCAAGCTGTTGGCGGAATCGGGAACCAAATAAGCAGAAGTGATGAGTGCGGAGTGATGAGTGATGAATGGATTCAAATACTCATCACTCATCACTCCGCACTCATCACTTGAAAGCACAAATAACCCCCATGCCTGAATACGTCATCGTCGCGCTCGTCATGATCGCCCTCCTGATCGGTGGGTTGATGACGGCCGCTGCGTACTTTGTCCTCCTCGAGCGGTGGATGGCGGCCTGGATTCAGGATCGCAAAGGGCCCAATCGCGTCGGCATCCCGCTCACGAATATCAAATTGTTCGGACTCGGCCAACCGCTCGCCGACGGCGTAAAGTTCATCCTCAAGGAAGAATACACGCCGGGGCATGTCGATAAGTTCCTGTACTCCTTGGCGCCGATTTCCATTCTCGCCGCGGCGCTGGCCAGCTTCGCGGTCGTGCCGGTCGGTGATCGCTTGCCGGCGATCTTAGGCTACGGGCCGTTCGATCTTACTGCCGCGCCGGGCATCGACGTCGGGATGATTTACGTCTTCGCCCTGAGCAGCATCGCCGTCTACGGCGTGATTCTCGGCGGCTGGGCCAGCAACAACAAATACAGCTTTCTCGGCGGCCTGCGCTCCAGCGCGCAGTTGATCGCCTATGAGCTGCCGATGGGCCTCGGCATCCTCGGCATCGTGCTGGCGAGCGGTTCGTTGCGGTTGGAGACCATCATCAACACGCAAGCGTCGTCCGGCTTGTGGAACGTGTTCTGGCAGCCGATTGGTTTCGTCGTGTTCGTCATCGCGGCCTTTGCCGAAGCGGCGAGGTTGCCGTTCGATCTTCCGGAAGCGGAGCAGGAATTGATCGGCGGATACCACACCGAGTACTCCGGCCTGCGGCTGTTGATGTATCTCGTCGCCGAATTCCTGCACATGATCATGGCGGCGTTTCTGATTGTGATTCTGTTCCTCGGAGGTTGGCACTTCTGGGGATTGACCGGCGACGCCACGGGCGAAATCACCTGGGGCCAGGCCATCCTGCGGCACATCATTCTGATGTCCAAGATCACCGGCGTGATTCTGTTCTTCATGCTGGTGCGCTGGAGTTGGCCGCGGTTCCGCTTCGATCAACTCATGGCCCTCGCTTGGAAGGTGATGCTTCCCTTGGGCATGGTCAACCTGGTGGTGATCGCGGTGCTGGTGGAGTTCCAACCGCAATTGATCGAACGCGCCGGCGGACGCGGCGCGGCGAGCCTGTTGATGATCGGCGCCAGTTGGCTGATCGGCATCATCTGCTGGGCCGCCGTCGCCTGGGCAACGCCGCTCGGAACCGACAACCGCCCGGTCCATGGAAAAATCGGCGCCATGGAATAGCAACGAGTCTCGCACAGATTGAACCGCGGAACGTAGGTCAGGCTTTCCAGCCTGACATGAACGGCATTTTGCAGGAAAGAATCGGAATTCAGAGTCAGGCTGGAAAGCCTGACCTACGTTCCGCGTCGAAATAGGAACCAAAAGACGACCTGACATGAAATCTGACGATCCTGACATCACCTGGGTGGAAGAGCCGAAGCTGGGGCTGACGGGGCGGATGTATCTGCCGTTGTTGGTGCAGGGGCTGACGACGACGGCGCGCCATTTGATCAGCCCGAAAGTCACCGTCAGCTTTCCGGAAGAGCGGCCGCAGATCGGCAACCCGTTGATCTATCGCGGCGTGCATCGCTTGAACAAGGACGCCGAAGGCCGCGTGAAGTGCGTGGCTTGCTTTCTGTGCGCAACGGCCTGTCCGGCGCACTGCATCGATATCATCGCCGCGGAAAGCCCTTGGCCGGATCGCGAAAAGTATCCCGAGAGCTTCGTGATCGACGAATTGCGCTGCATTTTCTGCGGAATGTGCGAGGAAGCCTGCCCGGTCGATGCGGTGGAGTTGACCAGCTTGATGGACCTGACCGGACGCAGCCGCGAAGAGATGATCTTTGACAAGGAAAAGCTGCTCAGCGTTTACGATATGACGAAGGACGCCGAGCCGATGAAGTCGATCGCGTTGGGAGGTACGGTGTGAGTTTTTCCGAACGGGTTACTCATATTCTATCGCATCCCGGCTGGCCCTTCGCGCTGGTGGCGCTGTTGGGCGCCGCCGGCATGTACCTGCTGCTGCCGCGCGGGGCGCGCGGCGGCCGGCGCGTCGGTGGCATGCTGGCCGTGGCGGCCTTCGTATTGCTGGGCGCGAAGCTGCCGCATCTGTCTGGGCTGCGCGAAGGCGTGTTCGCGATGCTCGCCACGGTGACCGTCGTTTCGGCCGTCGGCTCGGTGACGTTTCGCAGTCCCGTGTATTGCGCGATCTGGTTCGCGTTGACGTTGGCCGGCACGGCGGGCTTGTTCATGTTTCAAGGCGCGCAATTCCTCGGCGTGGCGACGATCGTCGTCTATGCCGGCGCGATTCTGGTCACGATGCTGTTCGTGCTGATGCTCGCGCAGCCGCAGGGATTGTCGACCTACGACCGCGTCAGTTGGGAACCACTGCTAGGCGCCGGCGTGGGCGGTCTGTTGGTCGGCCTGCTGACGCATCTGCTGCGCAGTTCCTTGGCCACGGCCGACGCCGGATTCGCCGCTGCCAAGCCGATGACCGAGAACGCGGTGCTGGTCAACGAGCACGTCGCGGGACTGGGCGCGCAACTCTTCAGCAAACATCTAATCGCCGTCGAAGCCGGCGGCTCGTTGCTTCTCGTGGCCGTCGTCGCAGCGGTGGCGATTACATCGCAAGGCGTCCCGAAACGCCAAGGTGGTCGCTATGAATGAAACCACGCTACTCCTCAACTACCTCGTCGTCGGCGCACTCCTGTTCGCCATCGGTCTGGTCGGTTTCGTTACGCGGCGGAACCTGATTGTCATGTTCCTGGCCGCGGAGATGATGTTGCAAGGCGTGTCGCTGAGCCTCGTCGCTTGGGGGCGCTATCACGGCGATTGGGGCGGGCAGATGCTCGTCATTTTCATCATCACCGTGGCCGCCTGCGAGGCCGCCGTGGCCTTGGCGATGATTCTGATGATGTTCCAACGCTCCGGCAAACTCGATATCGCCTTTTGGCAGCAGGAACGGGAGTCAAACCTGCCGGCCTTCGTCGATCAGGAGTTGCCAGCCGAGCCGGAAGAGTCCAAGCATTGGCCGACGTTGACGCCCGCGGGGCGCGAACCGCGATTCGATCAAGAGGAAGTGGTCCACCGTACCCATGTTTGATTTTCTCGACGTCTCGACGCGGATGACGCTCATTCCCGCGCTGCCCTTGGCGGCGGCGCTGGTGACGGCGCTCCTGGGCCGCTCGTTCCTGCGCGAGCATTCGCACTGGCCGACCGTTGTCGGCTTGGCCCTCAGCTTCATCGTGAGCCTGAGCCTGTTGTTCGAAGTCCGCGAACTGGCCGGCCAAGCGCATGCGCCGCATGAAACGCCCGCGCGAGCAACCGTTCATCCGGCAAGTTTTCAACAGGCCGAACCGGCGAAACCGGCGGTGGGCGTCGAGATTGTCCACGCCCTTTGGAATTGGGCTACGATCGACGGCGCGATCGATACTCCCTCGCGCGCGCTGCCGGCCAATGGCGATGCGACACTGCCGGCGGCGTTGCCGTTCAAGATCGA
Proteins encoded:
- a CDS encoding ferredoxin, whose translation is MPSVIVDGKEIEISPTDRLNGIEIARRAGVEIPHYCWHPGLSVVASCRMCLCETGTRNAETGAITMMPKLVPACQTPARDNTVFVTDSEKIRQARAYVEEALLIDHPIDCPICDKAGECLLQDYYFLHGQKERRADLRPFTSRKRPMGDTVTLFVDRCVMCTRCVRFTREITGTSELMVANRGSHEEIDVLPGFPLDNKLSGNVVDICPVGALGDKDFLYSQRVWFMKRHAGVCTGCSTGCSVHVEENQDHVYRLKPRENSFINQWWMCDEGRYGYHHLHAENRLVGARHRDAQGVLANVEWNEMRPELDAALRKAGRLAAVLSPHLTVEEAYLLAKYVRSIDANAVLALGPVPVDGEDERFLNGFTIHAEKCPNRRGVEAVLKHFAGNVTTFDDFTVSLASSDVKAVWISGGYKTDWNTAETAAAFAGLDVLVVQDMFSSPLMEQATHQLPGAGFAERDGSYVNFQDRLQSVRWAIRPPAGAWVDGQIFWQMLGKPGLFNSRAVLSDVAAEILFFEAAGADVPETGVDLRAKLLAESGTK
- a CDS encoding NADH-quinone oxidoreductase subunit J, with product MSFSERVTHILSHPGWPFALVALLGAAGMYLLLPRGARGGRRVGGMLAVAAFVLLGAKLPHLSGLREGVFAMLATVTVVSAVGSVTFRSPVYCAIWFALTLAGTAGLFMFQGAQFLGVATIVVYAGAILVTMLFVLMLAQPQGLSTYDRVSWEPLLGAGVGGLLVGLLTHLLRSSLATADAGFAAAKPMTENAVLVNEHVAGLGAQLFSKHLIAVEAGGSLLLVAVVAAVAITSQGVPKRQGGRYE
- the nuoH gene encoding NADH-quinone oxidoreductase subunit NuoH, which gives rise to MPEYVIVALVMIALLIGGLMTAAAYFVLLERWMAAWIQDRKGPNRVGIPLTNIKLFGLGQPLADGVKFILKEEYTPGHVDKFLYSLAPISILAAALASFAVVPVGDRLPAILGYGPFDLTAAPGIDVGMIYVFALSSIAVYGVILGGWASNNKYSFLGGLRSSAQLIAYELPMGLGILGIVLASGSLRLETIINTQASSGLWNVFWQPIGFVVFVIAAFAEAARLPFDLPEAEQELIGGYHTEYSGLRLLMYLVAEFLHMIMAAFLIVILFLGGWHFWGLTGDATGEITWGQAILRHIILMSKITGVILFFMLVRWSWPRFRFDQLMALAWKVMLPLGMVNLVVIAVLVEFQPQLIERAGGRGAASLLMIGASWLIGIICWAAVAWATPLGTDNRPVHGKIGAME
- the nuoK gene encoding NADH-quinone oxidoreductase subunit NuoK; this translates as MNETTLLLNYLVVGALLFAIGLVGFVTRRNLIVMFLAAEMMLQGVSLSLVAWGRYHGDWGGQMLVIFIITVAACEAAVALAMILMMFQRSGKLDIAFWQQERESNLPAFVDQELPAEPEESKHWPTLTPAGREPRFDQEEVVHRTHV
- a CDS encoding NADH-quinone oxidoreductase subunit I is translated as MKSDDPDITWVEEPKLGLTGRMYLPLLVQGLTTTARHLISPKVTVSFPEERPQIGNPLIYRGVHRLNKDAEGRVKCVACFLCATACPAHCIDIIAAESPWPDREKYPESFVIDELRCIFCGMCEEACPVDAVELTSLMDLTGRSREEMIFDKEKLLSVYDMTKDAEPMKSIALGGTV